A genome region from candidate division KSB1 bacterium includes the following:
- a CDS encoding alpha/beta hydrolase, which yields MASCTRKEAFMNNSRGHHLHYRQWVPDTVKAGILFAHGIGEHSGRYDQVARYFCERDIAFHALDHQGHGQSEGKRGHIPDFKNYVKDLEAFREQVQPILGSAPLFLMGHSMGGLIAFRYLIEHQELIAGAVFSAPSLKIKMQIPAWKNMMALALARVVPSLTVKNGINADLLTHDEMIVDLYRSDPLVHPFISLSLYFDMINTGEYCLQQAHRIRRPVLFMFGGNDEITDMDASRKAFNQINTTDKQFHVLDGEYHEILNELNKTDIFATIFNWIEDRL from the coding sequence ATGGCATCCTGCACCCGTAAAGAAGCATTCATGAACAACTCCAGAGGTCATCATCTGCACTATCGGCAATGGGTCCCCGATACCGTCAAAGCCGGTATTTTATTTGCTCACGGCATCGGTGAACATTCCGGCCGCTATGACCAGGTCGCCCGCTATTTCTGTGAGCGCGATATCGCGTTTCACGCCCTGGATCATCAGGGACACGGACAATCGGAGGGCAAACGCGGTCATATCCCGGATTTTAAAAACTATGTTAAAGATCTGGAGGCCTTTCGCGAGCAGGTGCAGCCGATCCTTGGCAGTGCCCCGTTGTTTTTAATGGGCCATAGTATGGGGGGATTGATTGCCTTCCGTTATCTGATCGAACATCAGGAACTTATCGCGGGCGCTGTATTTTCCGCACCTTCCCTGAAAATTAAAATGCAAATCCCGGCATGGAAAAATATGATGGCTTTGGCCCTGGCGCGGGTTGTGCCTTCCTTGACGGTGAAGAACGGTATCAACGCTGATCTGTTGACTCATGATGAAATGATTGTAGACCTGTATCGAAGCGATCCGTTGGTGCATCCTTTTATCAGTCTTTCTTTATATTTTGACATGATCAACACCGGAGAGTACTGTCTGCAGCAGGCGCACCGCATTAGGCGTCCTGTCCTGTTTATGTTTGGCGGCAATGATGAGATTACCGATATGGATGCCAGCCGCAAGGCGTTCAATCAGATCAATACAACTGACAAGCAGTTTCATGTGTTAGATGGAGAATATCACGAGATTTTGAATGAGCTGAACAAAACGGATATTTTTGCCACTATTTTTAACTGGATTGAAGACCGCTTGTAA
- a CDS encoding GHMP kinase — protein MIIHTKAYSRAGLAGNPSDGYFGKTLSVTLKNYYASITMYETPDLEILPNERDHSYFPNLESLVNDVNLQGYYGGIRLIKAAAKRFYDYCLQRGIHLDDRNFTVRYTTSIPVQVGLAGSSAIVTATINALMSFYGVEIPKPLIPNLILSVEIEELGISAGLQDRVTQVYEGLVYMDFDKELMEKQGYGHYENMNPKLLPPLYLAYLSDLSEISGIAHGKLRGRYEAGEDKVVNAMQYFAECAERARDCLLNKQCDQLGQIMNDNFDKRREIFPISDMNLKMIEIARSVGASAKFPGSGGAMIGTYEDENMFLKLKEKLAEIGVEVVKPQL, from the coding sequence ATGATCATTCACACCAAAGCTTATTCCCGCGCCGGACTGGCCGGCAATCCTTCGGACGGCTATTTCGGCAAGACCCTGTCCGTAACCCTGAAAAATTATTATGCCTCTATTACCATGTACGAGACGCCGGATTTGGAGATTTTGCCGAATGAACGCGATCATTCCTATTTTCCCAATCTGGAATCTCTGGTCAATGATGTGAATTTGCAGGGATATTACGGCGGTATTCGTCTGATCAAGGCCGCAGCCAAGCGGTTTTACGACTATTGTCTGCAGCGCGGTATTCACCTGGATGACCGCAATTTTACCGTACGCTATACCACCAGTATTCCGGTTCAGGTCGGACTGGCCGGTTCCAGCGCTATTGTCACGGCCACCATCAATGCGCTGATGAGTTTTTACGGCGTCGAAATTCCCAAGCCGTTGATTCCCAATCTCATCCTGAGCGTAGAGATTGAAGAACTGGGGATTTCCGCCGGGCTGCAGGACCGGGTGACCCAGGTTTATGAAGGTCTGGTGTATATGGATTTTGATAAAGAGTTGATGGAAAAGCAGGGCTATGGTCATTATGAGAATATGAATCCCAAACTGCTTCCGCCCTTGTATCTGGCTTATCTATCGGATTTGAGTGAAATTTCCGGGATTGCGCACGGTAAACTGCGCGGCCGCTATGAAGCCGGTGAAGATAAAGTGGTCAATGCCATGCAGTATTTTGCCGAATGTGCGGAGCGAGCGCGCGATTGTCTGTTGAACAAACAGTGTGATCAGCTCGGTCAGATCATGAACGACAATTTTGACAAACGACGGGAAATCTTTCCGATCAGTGACATGAACCTGAAAATGATCGAAATCGCCCGTTCCGTCGGCGCCAGCGCCAAATTCCCCGGGTCCGGCGGCGCCATGATCGGTACGTATGAGGATGAAAACATGTTTTTAAAGCTAAAAGAAAAACTGGCAGAGATCGGGGTGGAAGTGGTAAAGCCCCAGCTGTAA
- the nuoE gene encoding NADH-quinone oxidoreductase subunit NuoE — MSETSTLLDKDILEFIDECREKPYSDSYLIAVLHRVQKRYGYLSEEHMDEVAQRLQVPTSTVSGVATFYHFFRLQPKGRFSISVCLGTACFVRGADRVLEAFRDELGIEVGETTQDQLFSLETTRCLGVCALAPVVTINDKVYSKVSGAQVPDLLNRVKNGE; from the coding sequence ATGTCAGAGACCAGTACGTTGTTGGATAAAGATATACTAGAGTTTATTGACGAGTGTCGGGAAAAACCCTATTCTGACAGTTATCTCATTGCTGTCCTGCATCGGGTTCAAAAACGATACGGCTATTTGTCAGAAGAACATATGGATGAGGTGGCTCAGCGGCTTCAGGTTCCCACTTCAACCGTGAGTGGAGTAGCTACGTTTTATCATTTTTTCCGGCTGCAGCCCAAAGGCAGGTTTTCTATTTCCGTTTGTCTGGGGACCGCCTGCTTTGTCCGGGGAGCCGACCGGGTTCTGGAAGCGTTTCGCGATGAATTGGGCATTGAAGTGGGAGAGACCACTCAGGATCAGTTGTTTTCACTGGAAACCACCCGATGTCTGGGAGTTTGCGCCCTGGCGCCTGTGGTCACGATCAATGACAAGGTGTACAGTAAGGTGAGCGGCGCTCAGGTTCCCGACCTGCTGAACCGGGTGAAAAACGGCGAATAG
- a CDS encoding carbamoyltransferase C-terminal domain-containing protein, whose protein sequence is MNILGLGDVTGNHSHSSIAIVRDGSLLFALSRERQSRLRNDSQFPAESIQAGLNYLGLSLSDIDAVVCAYPPPRYYAGLLFHGWGDAVRSMGTLLLRAPHQLLRYLLPNLKKALFDPRGNHVLRMGIPPSKFQFVDHHLAHVTAAYCASPYDRALAISYGGFAPHADGTNRAGAVYLCEGNSIQWQQDIPMCATGCWFSGVTVALGYRYMQQESKTMGLAGLGKPDAAYKACSGLATRYENGRWQRYPYWLDTLLSPRSAAFLNTRTGRRLKRLLRSAAPQDLAAAAQQIWQENITAFVRNLLQQHKVRNLVLSGGTFQNIQINSELAQLPDIDGVYLHPHPGDGSTPIGAALHLWQQHAGKLPRHSLPDAGLGCEFSDAAVKDALARYKDRVLIKNIENASIYGAGLLSQNRIIGWFQGREEYGNRSLGHRCILAFPAGEHRLSINRIKGREDWIPVGVSCLAEHAASLFESFMPSPYASFRFRFNPRYQDTHKFLLHCDGTIRVQSVDEHAYPEFRSLLQVFYERTGQALIFNSSLNRHAEPIVHTPAQAIDLLLNTSLDALIIGSFCVTARRDNV, encoded by the coding sequence ATGAATATTTTAGGACTAGGCGATGTTACCGGCAATCACAGTCACAGCAGTATAGCGATTGTCCGGGATGGTTCACTGCTTTTTGCATTATCGCGGGAACGTCAAAGCCGACTCAGAAATGATTCGCAATTTCCGGCTGAAAGCATTCAGGCAGGTTTAAATTATCTCGGTCTCTCCCTGTCTGATATTGATGCTGTTGTCTGTGCCTATCCGCCGCCGCGCTATTATGCGGGGCTGCTGTTTCACGGCTGGGGCGATGCAGTCCGAAGTATGGGGACATTGCTTTTGCGGGCGCCGCATCAGCTGCTGCGCTACCTGCTGCCGAATTTGAAAAAAGCTTTGTTCGATCCGCGAGGAAACCATGTTCTAAGAATGGGGATTCCGCCGTCAAAATTTCAATTTGTTGATCATCATCTTGCACATGTCACGGCTGCTTATTGCGCCAGTCCATATGACCGCGCCCTGGCCATCAGTTACGGCGGGTTTGCGCCGCATGCGGATGGAACCAACCGCGCAGGTGCGGTTTATTTGTGCGAAGGAAATTCCATACAATGGCAGCAGGACATTCCCATGTGCGCCACCGGCTGCTGGTTTTCCGGTGTTACAGTGGCTCTGGGTTATCGCTATATGCAGCAGGAAAGCAAAACCATGGGCCTGGCCGGTCTGGGAAAACCGGATGCCGCGTATAAAGCGTGTTCCGGTTTGGCGACGCGCTATGAAAACGGCCGCTGGCAGCGCTATCCCTATTGGCTCGATACACTTTTGTCTCCGCGGTCCGCTGCATTTTTGAATACCCGCACCGGCAGGCGACTGAAACGGTTGCTGCGTTCTGCTGCTCCTCAGGATCTGGCCGCCGCCGCTCAGCAAATCTGGCAGGAGAATATCACGGCGTTTGTCCGCAATCTGCTTCAGCAGCATAAAGTTCGGAATTTGGTTTTGAGCGGCGGAACCTTTCAGAATATCCAAATCAACAGCGAATTGGCGCAGCTGCCGGATATTGACGGTGTGTACCTGCACCCGCATCCCGGAGACGGTTCGACACCGATTGGTGCGGCACTGCATCTCTGGCAGCAGCATGCCGGTAAATTGCCGCGTCATTCCCTTCCGGATGCCGGTTTGGGATGCGAATTCAGTGATGCAGCTGTAAAAGATGCACTGGCGCGATATAAAGACCGGGTGCTAATCAAAAACATTGAAAATGCCAGTATTTATGGCGCCGGTCTTTTAAGTCAAAACCGCATTATCGGCTGGTTTCAGGGGCGGGAAGAGTACGGCAACCGTTCTCTGGGTCACCGGTGTATTCTGGCGTTTCCTGCCGGAGAGCATCGGCTGAGTATCAACCGCATCAAGGGGAGGGAAGACTGGATTCCTGTCGGCGTCAGTTGTCTTGCCGAACACGCTGCCTCTCTCTTTGAATCGTTTATGCCCAGCCCTTACGCGTCGTTCCGGTTCCGCTTCAATCCGCGATATCAGGACACCCATAAATTCCTGCTGCATTGCGACGGAACGATTCGGGTGCAGTCGGTGGATGAACATGCGTATCCGGAATTCCGCAGTCTTTTGCAGGTTTTTTATGAACGAACCGGACAGGCGTTAATTTTTAATTCCAGTTTGAACCGCCATGCAGAGCCTATTGTGCACACACCTGCTCAGGCTATAGATCTGCTTTTGAACACCTCCCTGGATGCGTTAATTATTGGTTCATTTTGTGTGACGGCCCGCAGGGACAATGTTTGA
- a CDS encoding OsmC family protein, which produces MKTSVSLNENMHFTAKLDGFEISMDAGESVGGQGKGVKPKGLTLVSLAGCTGMDVISILRKMRAEPETFSINVEAETSDEHPKVYTTIKVIYRFKGGDITRDKAEKAVQLSQEKYCGVSAMLKKAATIDYEIIIED; this is translated from the coding sequence ATGAAAACCTCTGTTTCATTGAACGAAAACATGCATTTTACCGCAAAACTGGACGGGTTTGAGATTTCAATGGATGCCGGAGAATCAGTCGGCGGACAAGGAAAGGGTGTCAAGCCCAAGGGACTCACACTCGTGTCTCTGGCCGGCTGTACCGGCATGGATGTCATCAGCATTCTGCGCAAGATGCGCGCCGAACCGGAAACGTTCAGTATCAATGTGGAAGCTGAAACCTCGGACGAACACCCCAAAGTCTACACAACGATCAAAGTGATTTACCGGTTCAAAGGAGGGGACATCACACGCGACAAAGCGGAAAAGGCCGTGCAACTGAGTCAGGAAAAATACTGCGGTGTGAGCGCTATGTTAAAAAAAGCGGCGACCATCGATTATGAAATTATCATTGAAGACTAG
- a CDS encoding Ig-like domain-containing protein, with protein sequence MDTRFQPHILLGKKWDKNTSYTFRVEYDIFDIRFYINGKLIESNDFEGQQQRFKYLFLSGDPLYRSLVGPEYSDLKVYTTDSEIRFTDKSHTKNLIGLGAEEYSGHGITVGDVNNDGLPDIYVGNAFQGGCRRDILYIQQPDGTFRDETFERGVVDECTSHGVIFFDADNDGDLDLFNANTWEPNQLYINDGNGYFSEESFVRGIEAIDGETRGCVVFDINNDGWQDIFAVNWGMKNEMYINDGTGNFQREYRGAEGKVEDPEIIGTQGVTVSDIDNDGDYDIYISKRGKANELYINQNGQFTEQAAQRNIAVPDRSEGATFADYDNDGDMDLFVANSREPNYEGSMKMYAFRNDGSGYFTDISQEMNMSMEGFTIQLFDADNDADLDFFRLRNTSYSGLACSILDLNDGNGNYDSADYMGLVMTMADARGAVPYDFDQDGDLDMYITTKLFENIYMENETPATENYLQILTSGPAGDYGGVGSKIDVYEDGHMGQSAYLLGHREVTTADGYLSGSGVLQHFGLGSRSFCDVRVTRTDGSIIEEPRVAANQRIQIGFEAPEYNELSYVSGDNQSGYLNQTLNAPLVVHLKDQNGEPVTGMQVQFAVVSGNATVQTPSALTDISGNASTLLTLGSAEGTIKVEARVDGARNSPVTFTAFAERPQIILEKTSGDNQTGQAGKALAHPIVVTAQQSNGQPLVGEQVEFTVTSGGGRMNGETSVTVLTDGQGRAQVNWQMGPALGQQGLKAVYSGFRVDFSATAVAGDPDQLIKLGGDGQTISPGLAFNDPFEVKVTDAYANPVSGQPVEFSVIKGQGYLSNGVSSQTINTDSAGKASVTWIAGPFKTSDNSLHARSFNNGSDITGSPVVWSYSGVGIDPGRSGIEATSPVLADGKTESQITVNLRNSSGVPVPGVKVELSVEGAGCTLTVSDSITDSNGRIQAVLTSIAEGEKIVRAAIPGANLSLNPATVVFMSTQQIAEQLVYVSGDSQQVRVASPVPQPLVVRVLDQYGQPVPNFPITFSITYGDAEFSGSSSRQSRTDANGLASTSVKMGRQAGMVRVEARGDSIAGSPVEFELQARPGDAALLTIINGNDQSGTAGTELPQSLVVKVADVYGNAISDFSVEFSVREGDSHFNGQETETVRTDSSGYGQIKLTLGQEIGPHRVQASIGPVKVIFSINVLAPREPDLKKSTITATSPVVPDGLSQSQITVTIRDQHGEPLSGVGVHIQASGSQTVLIQQDSVSDARGEIHARLSATTSGERIIVAYILPENLALNDRATVVFSFGALQFTTLSPSQLSGHVGDTVGPLQVALNSGDQPLFNQNVVFTLEQGHALLNGREQYSVKTDSSGIASVPVTLGVQTGRVRISAVSDLLSTTLYFEVTVLPGAPHQLIKLSGNHQTVRTMSDAPEPLVVAVKDKYNNPVADKAVHFEAVDGGRVLTGQPVQSDSLGRVACRVHVNEQPGEYVFRASCDGLLTLFSLTAQNSNHRPQIISFTPQDTLLDALYGQRYAFSIDSVWDADQDSISYTWLLNGNPLSSLSAFELYLGQSFPNSLTVRCRVTDQRDTLFIAWHLSVSPVFVELESFEAAYNPGSGVTISWSIGSGHQPRSFSVLRSERREGPQQPVKTLSFDSPLKNREFSVIDPLDRPGTYFYWLREVSFTGEQRIFDPAEITVAAPEQFVLEQNIPNPFNPTTRIAFQLPRSTHVNLQIFNQNGQLVRTLANTSYSAGRHTVTWQARNDNGGRVPSGVYFYKIECDEYTRIRKLLLLK encoded by the coding sequence GTGGATACACGCTTTCAGCCACATATCCTGCTGGGTAAAAAATGGGACAAAAACACATCCTATACCTTTCGGGTCGAATATGATATATTTGATATCAGGTTTTATATAAACGGAAAGTTGATCGAGTCCAATGATTTTGAAGGGCAGCAGCAGCGGTTTAAATATTTATTTTTGAGCGGAGACCCCTTGTACCGCAGTCTCGTGGGGCCGGAATATTCGGATCTCAAAGTGTATACCACGGACAGTGAAATCCGCTTTACAGACAAAAGCCATACCAAAAACCTGATCGGACTGGGCGCCGAAGAGTACAGTGGACATGGTATAACAGTCGGAGATGTCAACAATGACGGTTTGCCGGATATATACGTGGGCAACGCGTTCCAGGGAGGCTGCCGCCGTGACATACTTTATATACAACAGCCGGATGGCACATTCCGGGATGAAACATTTGAACGCGGCGTGGTAGATGAATGCACTTCTCATGGCGTGATCTTTTTCGATGCGGATAATGACGGCGATCTGGACCTGTTCAATGCCAACACCTGGGAACCCAATCAGTTGTATATCAATGACGGCAACGGTTATTTTTCCGAAGAGAGTTTTGTCCGCGGCATCGAGGCCATCGACGGCGAAACGCGCGGATGTGTGGTTTTTGACATAAACAATGACGGCTGGCAGGATATTTTTGCGGTCAACTGGGGCATGAAAAACGAAATGTATATTAATGACGGAACGGGAAATTTTCAGCGCGAATACCGCGGCGCTGAAGGCAAGGTCGAAGACCCGGAAATCATTGGAACACAGGGTGTTACAGTATCAGACATTGACAATGACGGCGATTATGATATTTATATCAGCAAACGCGGAAAAGCAAACGAACTGTATATCAACCAGAACGGACAGTTTACCGAACAGGCAGCGCAGCGTAATATTGCTGTTCCCGACCGCAGCGAAGGCGCCACCTTTGCCGATTATGACAATGACGGGGATATGGATCTGTTTGTGGCCAACAGCCGTGAACCGAACTATGAAGGCAGTATGAAAATGTACGCCTTTCGCAACGACGGCAGCGGTTATTTTACAGACATTTCACAGGAAATGAACATGTCCATGGAAGGATTCACCATTCAATTGTTCGATGCAGACAATGATGCGGATTTGGATTTTTTCCGGCTGCGCAACACATCATACAGCGGCCTCGCCTGTTCAATTCTGGATCTGAATGACGGCAACGGCAATTACGACTCTGCTGATTATATGGGACTGGTGATGACCATGGCGGACGCCCGTGGTGCGGTTCCCTATGATTTTGATCAGGACGGCGACCTGGATATGTACATCACCACCAAATTGTTTGAAAATATTTACATGGAAAATGAAACACCGGCCACGGAAAACTATCTACAGATTCTGACCAGTGGACCAGCCGGTGATTACGGCGGTGTGGGCAGCAAAATCGACGTCTATGAAGACGGACATATGGGACAATCCGCTTATCTGCTGGGTCACCGGGAAGTCACAACCGCGGACGGCTACTTGTCCGGAAGCGGTGTTCTGCAGCATTTCGGACTGGGTTCGCGCAGTTTTTGTGACGTACGGGTCACGCGTACAGACGGAAGTATCATCGAAGAACCGCGCGTCGCAGCCAATCAGCGCATTCAGATCGGATTTGAAGCTCCCGAGTACAATGAGCTGTCGTACGTATCCGGGGATAATCAGTCCGGTTATCTGAATCAGACCCTGAACGCCCCTCTTGTTGTTCATCTGAAAGATCAAAACGGGGAGCCGGTTACCGGAATGCAAGTACAATTTGCCGTGGTGTCCGGGAACGCAACAGTGCAAACACCATCCGCACTCACCGATATCAGCGGAAATGCCTCGACTCTTTTGACACTGGGCAGCGCCGAAGGCACGATTAAAGTAGAAGCGCGGGTAGACGGAGCACGCAATTCACCGGTTACCTTTACCGCTTTTGCCGAGCGTCCGCAGATTATTCTTGAAAAAACCAGCGGCGACAATCAAACCGGGCAGGCCGGAAAAGCGCTGGCCCACCCGATTGTGGTAACCGCCCAACAATCAAACGGACAGCCGCTGGTCGGCGAACAGGTTGAATTTACCGTCACATCCGGGGGCGGCCGAATGAACGGGGAAACGTCTGTGACCGTGCTCACTGACGGACAAGGCAGAGCCCAGGTGAACTGGCAGATGGGCCCAGCATTGGGTCAACAGGGTTTAAAAGCCGTATACAGCGGCTTCCGGGTGGATTTCAGCGCCACAGCCGTAGCCGGTGATCCCGATCAGCTAATTAAACTCGGCGGAGACGGGCAGACAATTTCTCCGGGGCTGGCCTTTAACGATCCGTTTGAGGTCAAAGTCACGGATGCATACGCTAATCCGGTCTCCGGCCAGCCGGTGGAATTCAGCGTCATTAAAGGTCAGGGATATTTGAGCAATGGCGTCAGCAGTCAAACCATAAACACCGACAGCGCGGGCAAAGCATCGGTAACATGGATCGCCGGGCCTTTTAAAACATCGGACAATAGTCTGCACGCCCGTTCTTTTAATAACGGAAGCGATATCACCGGTTCTCCGGTGGTGTGGAGTTACAGCGGTGTGGGCATTGATCCGGGCCGCTCGGGTATTGAAGCCACATCCCCGGTCCTGGCAGACGGCAAAACAGAATCGCAAATCACGGTCAACCTGAGAAACAGCAGCGGTGTTCCGGTTCCGGGCGTCAAGGTTGAACTTTCCGTTGAGGGAGCAGGCTGCACCTTGACGGTCAGTGATTCAATTACCGACAGCAACGGACGTATTCAGGCGGTTCTTACCAGTATTGCAGAAGGAGAAAAAATCGTACGCGCCGCCATTCCCGGCGCCAATCTGAGCTTGAATCCGGCAACCGTGGTGTTTATGAGCACTCAGCAAATCGCCGAACAACTTGTCTATGTGTCCGGCGACAGCCAGCAGGTGCGTGTCGCATCACCGGTTCCCCAGCCGTTGGTGGTTCGGGTTCTGGATCAATACGGCCAGCCAGTACCGAATTTTCCGATCACATTTTCCATTACGTACGGAGACGCGGAATTTTCGGGCAGCTCATCCCGACAGTCCCGTACCGATGCCAACGGTCTCGCCAGCACAAGTGTAAAGATGGGGCGGCAGGCCGGCATGGTGCGCGTCGAAGCGCGCGGCGATAGTATCGCCGGATCTCCGGTGGAGTTTGAACTGCAGGCCCGGCCCGGAGACGCCGCCCTGCTGACGATCATCAACGGAAATGACCAATCCGGTACCGCCGGAACGGAATTGCCGCAGTCTCTTGTGGTCAAAGTTGCCGATGTGTATGGCAATGCTATATCAGATTTCAGCGTGGAATTTTCCGTACGTGAAGGCGATAGTCATTTTAACGGTCAGGAAACGGAAACCGTGCGTACGGATTCCAGCGGTTATGGACAGATCAAGCTGACCCTGGGACAAGAGATCGGACCACACCGGGTTCAGGCTTCAATCGGGCCCGTCAAGGTTATCTTTTCTATCAACGTTCTGGCGCCGCGTGAACCGGACCTAAAAAAGTCCACGATCACAGCCACATCGCCGGTTGTGCCAGATGGACTCTCACAATCACAGATCACCGTCACTATTCGCGATCAGCACGGAGAGCCCCTCTCCGGTGTTGGCGTGCACATCCAGGCCAGCGGCTCTCAAACTGTTCTGATTCAGCAGGATTCCGTGAGCGATGCCCGGGGAGAAATACATGCCAGGCTCTCCGCAACCACTTCCGGTGAACGGATCATTGTCGCTTATATTCTGCCTGAAAATCTGGCATTGAATGACAGAGCCACTGTTGTATTCTCCTTCGGAGCGTTGCAGTTTACAACCCTGTCGCCGAGCCAATTAAGCGGTCATGTAGGTGACACTGTGGGACCTCTTCAAGTGGCTTTAAATTCGGGAGATCAGCCTCTGTTTAACCAAAACGTGGTCTTTACCCTGGAACAGGGACATGCGCTGCTGAACGGTCGGGAACAGTACAGCGTGAAAACTGATTCCTCCGGGATTGCCTCGGTTCCTGTGACCCTGGGTGTTCAAACCGGCCGGGTGCGCATTTCAGCCGTATCGGATTTGCTGTCGACCACCCTTTATTTTGAGGTAACAGTGCTGCCCGGAGCACCGCACCAGCTGATCAAGTTATCCGGCAACCACCAGACTGTGCGCACCATGAGCGATGCCCCTGAGCCGCTCGTGGTTGCCGTCAAGGACAAATACAACAATCCGGTTGCTGACAAAGCCGTACATTTTGAAGCCGTGGACGGCGGCCGGGTGCTGACCGGACAGCCGGTGCAGTCGGATTCACTGGGACGCGTTGCATGCCGGGTACATGTCAATGAGCAGCCGGGTGAATATGTGTTCAGAGCGAGTTGTGACGGCCTGCTCACTTTGTTCAGTCTCACCGCGCAAAACAGCAATCATCGGCCGCAAATTATATCGTTCACACCCCAGGATACGCTACTGGATGCCCTGTACGGACAGCGTTATGCGTTCTCGATTGACTCGGTTTGGGATGCGGATCAGGATTCGATTTCATACACCTGGTTATTGAACGGCAATCCGCTGAGCAGCCTGTCGGCTTTTGAATTGTATCTGGGACAGTCCTTTCCAAACTCTCTGACTGTACGCTGCCGGGTTACGGATCAACGGGACACTCTGTTTATTGCATGGCATTTGTCGGTGAGTCCCGTTTTTGTGGAACTCGAGTCGTTTGAAGCGGCGTACAACCCCGGCTCGGGTGTAACCATCAGCTGGAGCATCGGCTCCGGTCACCAGCCCCGTTCGTTCAGCGTGTTGCGCAGCGAGCGCAGAGAAGGCCCTCAGCAGCCTGTAAAAACCCTGAGCTTTGACAGTCCTCTGAAAAACAGAGAATTTTCTGTGATTGATCCCCTGGATAGGCCTGGAACGTATTTTTACTGGCTGCGAGAGGTCTCGTTCACCGGTGAGCAAAGAATTTTTGATCCCGCAGAGATTACTGTGGCTGCACCGGAGCAGTTTGTTCTGGAACAGAACATTCCAAATCCGTTCAATCCCACCACCCGTATTGCATTCCAGCTGCCCCGATCCACGCATGTGAACTTGCAGATCTTTAACCAAAACGGACAATTGGTGCGGACGCTGGCCAATACAAGCTATTCTGCCGGTCGTCACACTGTGACCTGGCAGGCCAGGAACGACAACGGCGGACGGGTACCCTCCGGCGTGTATTTTTATAAAATAGAGTGCGATGAATACACCCGTATCCGAAAATTGCTGCTGTTGAAATAA
- the nth gene encoding endonuclease III produces MTDDITIRTNVVRAIDALETQFGVPKYKGRGNPLDSLIKTILSQSTNDRNRDTAYDRLKQRFPAWKDVMNAPRSEVVDAIRPAGLSNQKSERIQDVLKWIEGKYGSLNIDVICDQNPDEVIETLLPLKGIGIKTISVVLMFTCGVDIFPVDTHVHRLCRRLEFVPPRASAEKTYYQMQPLVPEGRSYSFHMNLLKLGRSICRARRPRCAECPLQAFCPSAFSFES; encoded by the coding sequence TTGACAGACGATATCACGATCCGCACAAACGTGGTCAGGGCCATCGATGCATTGGAAACACAGTTCGGCGTTCCAAAATACAAAGGGCGCGGCAATCCTCTGGACAGCCTGATCAAGACGATACTTTCGCAAAGCACCAACGACCGTAACCGGGATACGGCCTATGATCGTTTGAAACAGCGGTTCCCGGCGTGGAAGGATGTGATGAATGCGCCGCGATCCGAGGTGGTTGATGCCATTCGGCCGGCTGGACTGAGCAATCAAAAAAGTGAGCGCATACAGGATGTATTGAAATGGATAGAGGGCAAGTACGGCTCTTTAAATATAGATGTGATCTGTGATCAAAATCCGGATGAGGTCATCGAGACCCTGCTGCCCCTCAAAGGTATCGGAATTAAAACGATCAGTGTGGTGCTCATGTTTACCTGCGGTGTGGATATTTTTCCGGTTGATACGCATGTGCACCGTCTTTGCCGACGCCTCGAATTTGTGCCGCCCAGGGCGTCAGCGGAAAAAACCTATTACCAGATGCAGCCGTTGGTGCCGGAGGGGCGCTCTTACTCGTTTCATATGAATTTGCTCAAACTGGGCCGTAGCATCTGCCGGGCACGCCGGCCAAGATGTGCCGAGTGTCCGCTGCAGGCGTTTTGTCCTTCAGCGTTTTCTTTTGAATCCTGA